The stretch of DNA AATCCTACGCTGAAGTAAGTGCCATCCCTGTGCGGAACCATACACCTCCCTTAATAACACATGCTCGAATGGTTGTGTTCCCCACGGCAATAGATTATTCTGTCACTAATTTCTATGCAGCAACATGCTTGAGAACCACGAAAGTATCTGGCTGGTTTCAGAACTGAGAGTATATACTTCCCCATGTCTCTTATTCCTGCGCATTGTCTACAGCATACACCGTTTTGGTTTTCAGACTATTCTTTCATATGCTTGTGTGGATTTCCATCACCAATCACTATACCAAAATACTGAAAATGAGGAGTTTGTACTGCCGGGGTGTCAAATATGGATAAATGAGATGGTGGCTTTTGTTGTTTGCTTTGAGAAAGATGGGTTGTCGATATAGAAAGGGAAAGCACTATCTATTTGGTTGCACGAGGGCTCATTGAGCGGCACACCCTAGTTTGCCTGTTTTGATTAGGAAAAATAGGCATGTTTATAGGGTTGTAGAAGTTGTCTATTGGTAACACTTACATACACAGGGGATACAGAAGGAGACCATGTGAATTTATATGACCGACTAGAAGAGCATGGTAACCATTCAATGTTGTAATTGTGAGCTTCGGCTCACATGAATACTGCTAAATTATCCCGTGCTTCCTAAATACTCGACTGAATGTTGGTCCGTGGCCTTACGCGCAATTGTTACAAGTTTGAAGTTCCAAGTGTGTTTGATAATCCAAGAAGCATGCACTAACTTACATTACCCTCACTGGAGAAGAGTCATTTGTAGGCCAAGAAGCACATGTCTCCTCCATAAAGAGGAACCAAACACGAGTCCATCTAGAGAATCCAGAATCACATGGTTTGGATCAGATTCCAACTCCAAAAGGCGCCTGCAAACGAAAGTATTTTTCTTCTAAATGAACAATGGCTTTCAACAATTACAGAAGTTCAAGGAGTACCCACTCACAATTAAACAAAACTAGCAAAAAAAATGGTGCTTCAACTAGATCTAGACACTACCGCAACTGGAGTATTAGCTAGAAACATCATGGATCCAACCAAAGAGAACTACACAGTTAGCAGTTGTCAAACATCAGCCGCAAGCCAACTTCCAGCAACTTAGCATCTTCCAGAAGTCCATGAGATGAGAAAGAAAAGCATTTTCGAAAGCAGTCCAAAATGAGAAAATGAGCAGGTGGCAGGTGCCACCCGTGTGCGAAACCATACACCCCCCTTAACAGCTTCTCAAACGGCCTGTTTGAGAACCACGAACGTATCTGGCATGTTTCAGAACAGGCAAAGTATCCACTACCCTGGTATACAGACCTCGTGGTTGGTTTCCCCATGTCTCTTATTCCTGCGCACCGTCAATGGACATATACCCGTTTCGATTTTCAATCTATTCTTTCTTATGCTTTTGTGGATCGCCATCACCATTCGCTATACAAAAATACTAAAAATGAAGAGTTTGTACTGCTGAAATGTAAAATATGGATAAATGAGGTGGAGTTTGTTGTTTGCTTTGACCAAGATCGGTTGTCTATATAGTAAACGAAAGCACTATCTATGCAGTACAAATGAAGGTTGGTGGTCCATTTATGTGCCACAACTTTATTGTCCGTGTTGAATGACTTGGAACACATTTGGTTGCACGGGTGAATTTATATGACCGGCAAGGATAGCTGAGAATCCAATGTCGTAATGGTGAGCTCGATCGTGCTCACATGAACACTGCTAAAATGTACATATGTCCGGTGCTTCCTAAATACTCGAGTGAATGTTGGTCTCTGGCCTTATGCACAATCGTTGTCATTTTGAAGTTCCAAGGGTGTTTGATGGCCCAAGGAGGATGCATCATTTGTAGGGCAAGAAACGCATGTCTCCTCCACAGAAAGAAACCGAACGCGGGTCTATCTGTCAGCAGAATCCAGAATCGCAAGGTTTGGATCAGATCCCAACTCCAAAAGGCACCTGGGAACCAAAGTATATTTTTGATCAACAAGATTGCACGCCAAAGTATCAAACCAAAGACCTGAGCCAAAGCTATGCTTTGCTTTCTCCCTTGAGAATTGCCAAAGTTCCCAAGGCTACGCACATTCAGGTTATAAGAATCACAACCTCAATGGCAAGCTGCATACCGAAAACCTCATACCAGCACCAAGATGGCAATGGGAGGAGGATCACATTTGAACGGACACCGGGCGCCGAGGCTGTTCGGCAGGGAAAGGCCGGTCCATGCCGCCCTCGGTGGACGCGAAGGTGGCTAGCAAACTACTTACATTCTTGCAGAGATACGAGCCTAAGTTTTCTGATTTCTGAACTGATCATGCGTGTGTTGCGTTGCAGCCGCGGACATCATCCTGTGGAGGAGGCCGAAGGTGTCGGCGTCGATCCTcggcgcggcgacggcggcgtgggGTCTGTTCGAGGTGGCGGAGTACCACTTCCTGACGCTGGCGTGCTACGCCGCCATGATCACCATGCTCACCTTCTTCATCTGGACCAACGCCTCCGCTTTCCTGAACCTGTACTGCACCAAACCCCATTTCTTCAGTCCCACGGTTTTGTTTCAGAATTAGCTTCAGGGCTGAATTGTGAACTGCACACAGGCCGGTTCCAAGGATCCCTGAGACAATCCTGTCGGAGAGGACGGCGAAGCAGGTGATCCTGGCCCTGCACAGGCGGCTCACCTGGTTCGTGCACCGGCTGTACGCCATCGCCTGCggggaggacatcaagaagttcaTCATGGTAACCAACCCACCTCACAACAATCCTGATCTGATCTATGCCACAACTCTGAAGCCTGATAAACTCATACACACGCTACTGCAGACGGTGGTGTCTCTGTACATCGCGTCGGTCGTCGCGACCTGCTTCAGCTCCCTCACCCTGCTCTACCTCGGTAAGTATTCAGCAACCAACACTGCCGATTCTTGGCGCAATGGACCGAGTAGCTCATGATGTTTCCGTTGTAACAGTTGTGTTGTGCACGATGACGGTGCCGGCGCTGTACGAGCGGTACGAGCACGAGGTGGACCACCTGGTGGCTACGGGGGCGCGCGACGTCCGTACCCACTTCGCCAAGATGGACTCCGGCGTGCTCCGGAAGATCCCCAGAGGCAAAGGTGCCACCACCGCGCACGGCGCGGCGGCCAACAACGTGCACGGGTGGCATCGCTCGCACGTCAACTAAAAACCCAGCCAACAACATGTTACTGCAAATTAACCTGTAAAGTACTCCGGGCAGGATCGTTTCCTGTCGGAGAGAGCGAGCTGCAGACAGATGTAAATGTAAATGTAGGTTCAGAATAAGACCTGAACGGACCAAACTGAGTGCTGTGCAGCGTGCGAGCTGCAGATATGTATGTGAGCAGGTTCAGAATAAGGCCTGAATATAACAACAGGGGGCTTAGCTGCCATGgcccatggcagcagcagcatcaTCAGTGTAAAATCTTTGTAAGCGTGCGCTTTACGGTGGTGTGGTGTAAAAACTAAAAAGTACAGGCTCAGAATAAGACCTGAACGAACCCAGCTAACTACATGCTCATCAATCAGTACACGGTACAGAGACCGAGCCGCAGACAGATGTTCTATTTACTGGGTGGAACGAGATTCTCTGACTTAGATCGATCTACTGCCGAGGGAAGTAGTACGCGTTGCGCCGTCCGTTGGCGATCTGATGACTCGCTGTGAGGTGGGCTCTTTCCTTCTCTCTCGTTCACAGCCTGCGCTATCCTTCTCGCTCAGAAATAACGGCCCAGTCTGACTCTAGCGAGGGAAGCCAGGGAAAAAGGCGCGAGATGCCACAGAAAAAGGGCGCCAGCAGCAGCCAGGAGTACAAAACGGCGCCAAAGTTAATCGGAAGGTGATCCGGCGGCCGGCTGGGACTACTGCTCTGCTCGTCTCGTCAACTCAGTAAGTCCCCTTTCTCTGAAATCTAACACATGAGTGAAACTCTGAAATTGATTGAACTTTCACCATCAGATTACTACAGAAATTGATCAAATTTCCCTTTTTTAATTGATCGGAAGAAGCAATCTACAAGTTGATTGGAAGAGTTCCCCGGTGCCCAACGGGAACGGCTGCTCTCCTCGTCAATCTCAGTAAGTCTCCATAGTCCTTTCTCTGACATCTAACACGTGAATAAAACACTGAGTTTCACCATCAGATTACTTCAAATATCCCTTTTCTGATGGAAGAAGCAACCTCTTGAACTGTGATCAGGTATCCCTTTTCTGATGGAAGAAGCGGCCTGCTGAGCTCTAATTAGGCATCCCTTTTTCTGATGGAAGAAGCAACTGAGATGGAAGAGGAGGCTAATACAGTGCAGCATGATCCTAATTCCAATAAGTAATTTTCCTATCCAAACTATCGCTACTCTTTGCTTATTCTCCTATAGAAATCTTTTTTCAGTACTATTAGCCCCAACATTTTGTATGCACGTCCACAAGTCTAATGTTCATGTTGCTTTTACATTACAGAGTTGTATTGCCTAGTTTGGTACCTCATGTTGGCATGGAATTCAGAGATTCAAATGAGGCTTGGGCATTTTGGCTTACCTACAGTGGACAAAAAGGATTTGAGGTCAAAAAAAGGTACACAAACAAAAGGCCAACAGATGGCAAGGTCACATCATGTAGATTTGTTTGTGCAAATGAGGGTCATCGAACACAAGACTAGAGGGATTATTTAACAAAATGCCCTCGAGCTGAAACTAGAACCGATTGTCAAGTCTACATGAATTTTAAAATGGATCGAAAGAAGGAAAATCTGAAAGTGTCTGAGTTGGTTTTGGAACACAATCACACACTACACCTGCCAGAAACCTTACATCTAATGGTATCACAAAGGAAAATTTCAAAGTTGCAAGCATTTGAAATTGAAACGGAGGATGATGCAGGAATTGGGCCAAAAGCTGCACATGAATTGGCTAGTCGCCAAGTTGGTGGATCACTCAATCTTAGTTATACCCTCCGTGATCACAAGAACTATTTGCATACCAAGCGCCAACGAGAAATGGCATATGGTCAAGCAGGTAGCATGCTTAAATATTTTTAAGACAAAATTGCTGAAAACCCGTCATTCCAATATGCATTGCAAATGGATTGTGAAGAACAAATAGCAAACATATTTTGGGATGATGCAAAGATGATCATGGACTATGCACATTTTGGTGATGTTGTTAGTTTTGACACTACTTTTGGAACAAATAAGGAGAGCAGGCCCTTTGGTATGTTTGTCGGTTTCAACCATTTTAGAGAAACTGTAGTTTTTGGTGCTGCTCTCATGTATGATGAAACATTTGCATCCTTCAAGTGGTTGTTTGAGGCCTTTCTAATAGCTCATAAAGGAAAGGGGCCTAAAACATTCTATACAGATCAAGATGTTGCAATGGGAAAGGCAGTTGGGGAAGTGTTTACAGAAGCATGGCATGGATTATGCACCTTTCACATTATGCAAAATGCTGTCAAACATCTACGTGAAGAGAAGGATGAAGAGCTGAATGAAGAGAAGAAAAaggggaagaagaaagggaagaagaaagagaaaaatgaagagaagaatgaagaggaggATGAAGATACAAGTATTCTATCTGATTTTAGCGCGTGCATGTTTGAGTATGAAGACATTGCAGAATTTGAACAGAAGTTTGACCTCATGAGGAAAAAGGTGAGTAAGCAAACCTGGTTGGATAGTATATATAAGTTAAAGGAAAAATGGGCTGAATGTTATATGAAGGACATCTTCACATTAGGAATGAGAAGTACACAATTGAGTGAGAGTTTGAACAATGActtgaaaatccattttaaaTCAGATTTTGATATCATCCGGTTCTTTAAGCATTTTGAAAGGGTTGTGCAAGGGAAAAGGAATAATGAACTGAATTCAGAATTTGAATCAAGGAAAAAGTTGCCTAAATTATTTATGAAGAGACCACCACCTATATTGGTGCAAGCTAGCAAGTTGTATACACCATGTATATTTGAAGCTTTTCAAGGCGAATATGAAATATCCTTATCAGCTTGTACCAAAGCATTGGATGGTTGTAATGAATATCTTGTTGGATATTTTACCTATGAGGAGGAGTATAAAGTTATCGGCGATCCTTTGAAGCAAACAGTTGAGTGCAGCTACCGGCAGTTTGATAGAATTGGGATATTATGTGGTCATGCCCTGAAAATTCTTGATTTGATGAATATCAAGTCACTACCGGCACATTATGTGTTAAAGCGATGGTCACGAGAAGCACGAAGCGGAACTGTACAAGACAACATGGGAAGAAATATAATCGCAAATCCAAATATGGATGCCATTCTTGGCTACCGATATATGTCCCTCAAATTTCAAAATTTGGCACATCGAGCAGCCAACTTTCAAGAATGCATCGTGTTAGTAGATAGCACACTTGACATCCTTGGTAAGCAGATTGAAGAAAAAATTACTGCATGTACAAGCACATCTGGGTACCCATGTACTATTCCCACAAATGCTAGCCCACCAAATGACTTGTTGGCTAAT from Triticum urartu cultivar G1812 chromosome 3, Tu2.1, whole genome shotgun sequence encodes:
- the LOC125547738 gene encoding reticulon-like protein B9 encodes the protein MAMGGGSHLNGHRAPRLFGRERPVHAALGGREAADIILWRRPKVSASILGAATAAWGLFEVAEYHFLTLACYAAMITMLTFFIWTNASAFLNLPVPRIPETILSERTAKQVILALHRRLTWFVHRLYAIACGEDIKKFIMTVVSLYIASVVATCFSSLTLLYLVVLCTMTVPALYERYEHEVDHLVATGARDVRTHFAKMDSGVLRKIPRGKGATTAHGAAANNVHGWHRSHVN